A section of the Parasteatoda tepidariorum isolate YZ-2023 chromosome 6, CAS_Ptep_4.0, whole genome shotgun sequence genome encodes:
- the LOC107445650 gene encoding nuclear receptor coactivator 7 isoform X2, translating into MFSLNPKIKNSISLTKMRTFSEHQEGEDSSVQEESDEILLPKSLLKELSDGRRSSLADRRDSETLSEVEEEYLRKMLSERRGSFRPQPKATVPYQVQPSDTLEGIAIRYNITLSELTVLNKLSSRVVFPGQTIYIPEKNSLQTLEEILKQSAAAVASSSEQNSPKPGHVERVPGTDGEKSTAELLEGKKDDLNLEQTDKSVSEGTKESLRVNSKYVTDGEGVVNGVLIVTSNHIIFDPNVSDPLVIEYGMDKYGVDAPMAYIVRAALYTDIFRMRTKDPSLSSNETKVNVYHSKNLSMKKSKSHNEKLGKPEKSKHGRRFSSFEIGSKRSDIPISNSFQENLAKICESTDPDEEEEKETSQPSEDANGNVTLPEMEGPKTNTGKKTLSSSSSFDSEDGGLPSRKGSITDDDAYIISPESSSPKKKSNFEKTKHKLGKGLRKLSITDSLFSQPPGGGGRRLSLPAFASLPDFKHKNNKSSKTSDEEKSDSKSGNAVYVNMVDEKPELFAPLDKLIPRPAKSFCDTPLYLCLRMGMPIEKPPISPNSIIHYGHKMKHEYWFSIPKDSVDDLYFFFLRWCPEKYGDIDKIDMTELGFTPIEIDDEDILEEKVAHNYRRSSWAFPWRRKSKDVSEVSNISSPEGHDWEFLDYMGSRMEKDHPPELLTPSKILNDDQLLEISKHLPARAMNPWELIYGTTDHGFSLKTMYRAMSKYDSPVLIVVVNRSDVMFGAYLSHTLRLSDHFYGTGESFLFTFSPEFKVYNWSGENDYFIKGNTDSFIVGSSEGHFGLWLDDDLFRGRTNSCQTFANEPLCPDEDFEVKSLEAWAFV; encoded by the exons AAAGAAGAGGATCCTTTCGTCCTCAGCCAAAAGCTACAGTTCCTTACCAA GTGCAACCATCAGACACGCTTGAAGGGATTGCCATCAGGTACAACATCACGCTTTCCGAACTCACCGTTTTGAATAAATTGAGCTCAAGAGTGGTTTTCCCTGGTCAG ACAATTTATATACCTGAGAAGAATAGTCTTCAAACTTTGGAAGAAATATTGAAGCAAAGTGCTGCTGctgtt GCATCTTCATCAGAACAAAATAGCCCTAAACCTGGTCACGTAGAACGTGTGCCTGGAACAGATGGTGAAAAATCAACAGCGGAATTATTGGAAGGAAAAAAGGATGATTTAAATTTGGAACAAACAGATAAAAGTGTTTCGGAAGGAACAAAAGAATCTTTGAGAGTGAATTCCAAATATGTGACAGATGGTGAA GGTGTAGTGAATGGTGTTCTAATTGTTACTTCCAACCACATTATTTTTGATCCGAACGTGTCAGATCCTTTGGTGATTGAATATGGAATGGACAAATATGGTGTGGATGCACCCATGGCCTACATTGTCCGAGCTGCTCTCTATACGGACATCTTTCGAATGCGAACCAAAGATCCCTCTCTCTCAAG TAATGAGACCAAAGTAAATGTTTACCACTCCAAAAATCTAAGCATGAAGAAAAGCAAGTCTCATAATGAGAAATTGGGAAAACCGGAGAAGTCAAAACATGGCCGTCGCTTTAGCTCGTTTGAAATAGGATCAAAGCGAAGTGATATCCCCATTAGCAACTCCTTTCAAGAGAACCTTGCAAAGATATGTGAATCAACTGATCCAgacgaagaagaagaaaaagaaacttcacAGCCCTCTGAGGATGCCAATGGTAACGTCACTTTACCGGAAATGGAAGGGCCCAAAACAAATACTGGTAAAAAAACATTGTCGTCTTCCTCCTCTTTCGATTCCGAAGACGGTGGACTTCCATCCAGAAAAGGTTCCATAACTGATGACGACGCCTACATCATTTCGCCTGAATCTAGTTCTCCtaaaaagaaatcgaatttcgAGAAAACGAAACATAAGTTGGGCAAAGGTCTTAGGAAATTATCCATCACAGATAGTTTATTTTCACAGCCACCAGGTGGTGGTGGAAGGAGACTTTCTTTGCCTGCTTTTGCCTCATTGCCAGActttaaacacaaaaacaataaatcttcGAAGACTTCAGATGAAGAGAAGTCAGACTCTAAGTCAGGGAATGCAGTTTATGTAAATATGGTTGATGAAAAACCTGAACTTTTTGCACCTTTAGACA AACTGATCCCACGACCAGCCAAGTCATTTTGTGATACGCCTCTCTACTTATGCTTGAGAATGGGTATGCCAATAGAGAAACCACCCATCTCACCCAACTCCATTATACACTATGGTCATAAAATGAAGCATGAATACTGGTTCAGCATCCCTAAAGACAG tgtggaTGATTtgtatttcttctttttgcGTTGGTGTCCAGAGAAATATGGTGATATAGATAAAATTGACATGACAGAGCTTGGGTTTACTCCTATAGAAATAGATGACGAAGACATATTGGAAGAAAAAGTAGCGCATAACTACCGTAGGTCCAGCTGGGCCTTTCCTTGGCGCAGAAAGTCGAAGGATGTTTCGGAAGTCTCTAATATATCTAGTCCCGAGGGCCACGATTGGGAG tttttggATTACATGGGATCACGAATGGAAAAAGACCATCCTCCAGAGTTGTTGACtccttcaaaaatattgaacgATGACCAACTTCTAGAA ataAGCAAACACTTACCAGCCAGAGCCATGAACCCATGGGAGTTAATATACGGGACTACTGATCATGGTTTCAGCCTTAAAACTATGTACAGAGCTATGTCTAAATATGACAGTCCTGTCCTCATTGTAGTGGTCAACCGTAGTGACGTT ATGTTTGGAGCATATCTCTCTCACACACTGCGGTTGAGTGATCACTTCTATGGAACAGGGGAATCCTTTCTTTTCACATTCTCTCCAGAATTCAAG GTTTACAATTGGTCTGGAGAAAACGACTATTTCATAAAAGGCAACACTGACAGTTTTATAGTTGGATCTTCAGA GGGTCATTTTGGACTGTGGCTAGATGATGACTTGTTTCGTGGTCGGACCAATTCCTGCCAGACTTTTGCTAATGAGCCACTCTGCCCGGACGAGGATTTTGAAGTGAAATCTCTGGAGGCTTGGGCATTTGTCTGA
- the LOC107445650 gene encoding nuclear receptor coactivator 7 isoform X1 translates to MFSLNPKIKNSISLTKMRTFSEHQEGEDSSVQEESDEILLPKSLLKELSDGRRSSLADRRDSETLSEVEEEYLRKMLSERRGSFRPQPKATVPYQVQPSDTLEGIAIRYNITLSELTVLNKLSSRVVFPGQTIYIPEKNSLQTLEEILKQSAAAVASSSEQNSPKPGHVERVPGTDGEKSTAELLEGKKDDLNLEQTDKSVSEGTKESLRVNSKYVTDGEGVVNGVLIVTSNHIIFDPNVSDPLVIEYGMDKYGVDAPMAYIVRAALYTDIFRMRTKDPSLSSSNETKVNVYHSKNLSMKKSKSHNEKLGKPEKSKHGRRFSSFEIGSKRSDIPISNSFQENLAKICESTDPDEEEEKETSQPSEDANGNVTLPEMEGPKTNTGKKTLSSSSSFDSEDGGLPSRKGSITDDDAYIISPESSSPKKKSNFEKTKHKLGKGLRKLSITDSLFSQPPGGGGRRLSLPAFASLPDFKHKNNKSSKTSDEEKSDSKSGNAVYVNMVDEKPELFAPLDKLIPRPAKSFCDTPLYLCLRMGMPIEKPPISPNSIIHYGHKMKHEYWFSIPKDSVDDLYFFFLRWCPEKYGDIDKIDMTELGFTPIEIDDEDILEEKVAHNYRRSSWAFPWRRKSKDVSEVSNISSPEGHDWEFLDYMGSRMEKDHPPELLTPSKILNDDQLLEISKHLPARAMNPWELIYGTTDHGFSLKTMYRAMSKYDSPVLIVVVNRSDVMFGAYLSHTLRLSDHFYGTGESFLFTFSPEFKVYNWSGENDYFIKGNTDSFIVGSSEGHFGLWLDDDLFRGRTNSCQTFANEPLCPDEDFEVKSLEAWAFV, encoded by the exons AAAGAAGAGGATCCTTTCGTCCTCAGCCAAAAGCTACAGTTCCTTACCAA GTGCAACCATCAGACACGCTTGAAGGGATTGCCATCAGGTACAACATCACGCTTTCCGAACTCACCGTTTTGAATAAATTGAGCTCAAGAGTGGTTTTCCCTGGTCAG ACAATTTATATACCTGAGAAGAATAGTCTTCAAACTTTGGAAGAAATATTGAAGCAAAGTGCTGCTGctgtt GCATCTTCATCAGAACAAAATAGCCCTAAACCTGGTCACGTAGAACGTGTGCCTGGAACAGATGGTGAAAAATCAACAGCGGAATTATTGGAAGGAAAAAAGGATGATTTAAATTTGGAACAAACAGATAAAAGTGTTTCGGAAGGAACAAAAGAATCTTTGAGAGTGAATTCCAAATATGTGACAGATGGTGAA GGTGTAGTGAATGGTGTTCTAATTGTTACTTCCAACCACATTATTTTTGATCCGAACGTGTCAGATCCTTTGGTGATTGAATATGGAATGGACAAATATGGTGTGGATGCACCCATGGCCTACATTGTCCGAGCTGCTCTCTATACGGACATCTTTCGAATGCGAACCAAAGATCCCTCTCTCTCAAG taGTAATGAGACCAAAGTAAATGTTTACCACTCCAAAAATCTAAGCATGAAGAAAAGCAAGTCTCATAATGAGAAATTGGGAAAACCGGAGAAGTCAAAACATGGCCGTCGCTTTAGCTCGTTTGAAATAGGATCAAAGCGAAGTGATATCCCCATTAGCAACTCCTTTCAAGAGAACCTTGCAAAGATATGTGAATCAACTGATCCAgacgaagaagaagaaaaagaaacttcacAGCCCTCTGAGGATGCCAATGGTAACGTCACTTTACCGGAAATGGAAGGGCCCAAAACAAATACTGGTAAAAAAACATTGTCGTCTTCCTCCTCTTTCGATTCCGAAGACGGTGGACTTCCATCCAGAAAAGGTTCCATAACTGATGACGACGCCTACATCATTTCGCCTGAATCTAGTTCTCCtaaaaagaaatcgaatttcgAGAAAACGAAACATAAGTTGGGCAAAGGTCTTAGGAAATTATCCATCACAGATAGTTTATTTTCACAGCCACCAGGTGGTGGTGGAAGGAGACTTTCTTTGCCTGCTTTTGCCTCATTGCCAGActttaaacacaaaaacaataaatcttcGAAGACTTCAGATGAAGAGAAGTCAGACTCTAAGTCAGGGAATGCAGTTTATGTAAATATGGTTGATGAAAAACCTGAACTTTTTGCACCTTTAGACA AACTGATCCCACGACCAGCCAAGTCATTTTGTGATACGCCTCTCTACTTATGCTTGAGAATGGGTATGCCAATAGAGAAACCACCCATCTCACCCAACTCCATTATACACTATGGTCATAAAATGAAGCATGAATACTGGTTCAGCATCCCTAAAGACAG tgtggaTGATTtgtatttcttctttttgcGTTGGTGTCCAGAGAAATATGGTGATATAGATAAAATTGACATGACAGAGCTTGGGTTTACTCCTATAGAAATAGATGACGAAGACATATTGGAAGAAAAAGTAGCGCATAACTACCGTAGGTCCAGCTGGGCCTTTCCTTGGCGCAGAAAGTCGAAGGATGTTTCGGAAGTCTCTAATATATCTAGTCCCGAGGGCCACGATTGGGAG tttttggATTACATGGGATCACGAATGGAAAAAGACCATCCTCCAGAGTTGTTGACtccttcaaaaatattgaacgATGACCAACTTCTAGAA ataAGCAAACACTTACCAGCCAGAGCCATGAACCCATGGGAGTTAATATACGGGACTACTGATCATGGTTTCAGCCTTAAAACTATGTACAGAGCTATGTCTAAATATGACAGTCCTGTCCTCATTGTAGTGGTCAACCGTAGTGACGTT ATGTTTGGAGCATATCTCTCTCACACACTGCGGTTGAGTGATCACTTCTATGGAACAGGGGAATCCTTTCTTTTCACATTCTCTCCAGAATTCAAG GTTTACAATTGGTCTGGAGAAAACGACTATTTCATAAAAGGCAACACTGACAGTTTTATAGTTGGATCTTCAGA GGGTCATTTTGGACTGTGGCTAGATGATGACTTGTTTCGTGGTCGGACCAATTCCTGCCAGACTTTTGCTAATGAGCCACTCTGCCCGGACGAGGATTTTGAAGTGAAATCTCTGGAGGCTTGGGCATTTGTCTGA
- the LOC107445650 gene encoding nuclear receptor coactivator 7 isoform X4, whose amino-acid sequence MSRSLISRIMDDNHKSEHEHQEGEDSSVQEESDEILLPKSLLKELSDGRRSSLADRRDSETLSEVEEEYLRKMLSERRGSFRPQPKATVPYQVQPSDTLEGIAIRYNITLSELTVLNKLSSRVVFPGQTIYIPEKNSLQTLEEILKQSAAAVASSSEQNSPKPGHVERVPGTDGEKSTAELLEGKKDDLNLEQTDKSVSEGTKESLRVNSKYVTDGEGVVNGVLIVTSNHIIFDPNVSDPLVIEYGMDKYGVDAPMAYIVRAALYTDIFRMRTKDPSLSSNETKVNVYHSKNLSMKKSKSHNEKLGKPEKSKHGRRFSSFEIGSKRSDIPISNSFQENLAKICESTDPDEEEEKETSQPSEDANGNVTLPEMEGPKTNTGKKTLSSSSSFDSEDGGLPSRKGSITDDDAYIISPESSSPKKKSNFEKTKHKLGKGLRKLSITDSLFSQPPGGGGRRLSLPAFASLPDFKHKNNKSSKTSDEEKSDSKSGNAVYVNMVDEKPELFAPLDKLIPRPAKSFCDTPLYLCLRMGMPIEKPPISPNSIIHYGHKMKHEYWFSIPKDSVDDLYFFFLRWCPEKYGDIDKIDMTELGFTPIEIDDEDILEEKVAHNYRRSSWAFPWRRKSKDVSEVSNISSPEGHDWEFLDYMGSRMEKDHPPELLTPSKILNDDQLLEISKHLPARAMNPWELIYGTTDHGFSLKTMYRAMSKYDSPVLIVVVNRSDVMFGAYLSHTLRLSDHFYGTGESFLFTFSPEFKVYNWSGENDYFIKGNTDSFIVGSSEGHFGLWLDDDLFRGRTNSCQTFANEPLCPDEDFEVKSLEAWAFV is encoded by the exons AAAGAAGAGGATCCTTTCGTCCTCAGCCAAAAGCTACAGTTCCTTACCAA GTGCAACCATCAGACACGCTTGAAGGGATTGCCATCAGGTACAACATCACGCTTTCCGAACTCACCGTTTTGAATAAATTGAGCTCAAGAGTGGTTTTCCCTGGTCAG ACAATTTATATACCTGAGAAGAATAGTCTTCAAACTTTGGAAGAAATATTGAAGCAAAGTGCTGCTGctgtt GCATCTTCATCAGAACAAAATAGCCCTAAACCTGGTCACGTAGAACGTGTGCCTGGAACAGATGGTGAAAAATCAACAGCGGAATTATTGGAAGGAAAAAAGGATGATTTAAATTTGGAACAAACAGATAAAAGTGTTTCGGAAGGAACAAAAGAATCTTTGAGAGTGAATTCCAAATATGTGACAGATGGTGAA GGTGTAGTGAATGGTGTTCTAATTGTTACTTCCAACCACATTATTTTTGATCCGAACGTGTCAGATCCTTTGGTGATTGAATATGGAATGGACAAATATGGTGTGGATGCACCCATGGCCTACATTGTCCGAGCTGCTCTCTATACGGACATCTTTCGAATGCGAACCAAAGATCCCTCTCTCTCAAG TAATGAGACCAAAGTAAATGTTTACCACTCCAAAAATCTAAGCATGAAGAAAAGCAAGTCTCATAATGAGAAATTGGGAAAACCGGAGAAGTCAAAACATGGCCGTCGCTTTAGCTCGTTTGAAATAGGATCAAAGCGAAGTGATATCCCCATTAGCAACTCCTTTCAAGAGAACCTTGCAAAGATATGTGAATCAACTGATCCAgacgaagaagaagaaaaagaaacttcacAGCCCTCTGAGGATGCCAATGGTAACGTCACTTTACCGGAAATGGAAGGGCCCAAAACAAATACTGGTAAAAAAACATTGTCGTCTTCCTCCTCTTTCGATTCCGAAGACGGTGGACTTCCATCCAGAAAAGGTTCCATAACTGATGACGACGCCTACATCATTTCGCCTGAATCTAGTTCTCCtaaaaagaaatcgaatttcgAGAAAACGAAACATAAGTTGGGCAAAGGTCTTAGGAAATTATCCATCACAGATAGTTTATTTTCACAGCCACCAGGTGGTGGTGGAAGGAGACTTTCTTTGCCTGCTTTTGCCTCATTGCCAGActttaaacacaaaaacaataaatcttcGAAGACTTCAGATGAAGAGAAGTCAGACTCTAAGTCAGGGAATGCAGTTTATGTAAATATGGTTGATGAAAAACCTGAACTTTTTGCACCTTTAGACA AACTGATCCCACGACCAGCCAAGTCATTTTGTGATACGCCTCTCTACTTATGCTTGAGAATGGGTATGCCAATAGAGAAACCACCCATCTCACCCAACTCCATTATACACTATGGTCATAAAATGAAGCATGAATACTGGTTCAGCATCCCTAAAGACAG tgtggaTGATTtgtatttcttctttttgcGTTGGTGTCCAGAGAAATATGGTGATATAGATAAAATTGACATGACAGAGCTTGGGTTTACTCCTATAGAAATAGATGACGAAGACATATTGGAAGAAAAAGTAGCGCATAACTACCGTAGGTCCAGCTGGGCCTTTCCTTGGCGCAGAAAGTCGAAGGATGTTTCGGAAGTCTCTAATATATCTAGTCCCGAGGGCCACGATTGGGAG tttttggATTACATGGGATCACGAATGGAAAAAGACCATCCTCCAGAGTTGTTGACtccttcaaaaatattgaacgATGACCAACTTCTAGAA ataAGCAAACACTTACCAGCCAGAGCCATGAACCCATGGGAGTTAATATACGGGACTACTGATCATGGTTTCAGCCTTAAAACTATGTACAGAGCTATGTCTAAATATGACAGTCCTGTCCTCATTGTAGTGGTCAACCGTAGTGACGTT ATGTTTGGAGCATATCTCTCTCACACACTGCGGTTGAGTGATCACTTCTATGGAACAGGGGAATCCTTTCTTTTCACATTCTCTCCAGAATTCAAG GTTTACAATTGGTCTGGAGAAAACGACTATTTCATAAAAGGCAACACTGACAGTTTTATAGTTGGATCTTCAGA GGGTCATTTTGGACTGTGGCTAGATGATGACTTGTTTCGTGGTCGGACCAATTCCTGCCAGACTTTTGCTAATGAGCCACTCTGCCCGGACGAGGATTTTGAAGTGAAATCTCTGGAGGCTTGGGCATTTGTCTGA
- the LOC107445650 gene encoding nuclear receptor coactivator 7 isoform X7, with protein MLSERRGSFRPQPKATVPYQVQPSDTLEGIAIRYNITLSELTVLNKLSSRVVFPGQTIYIPEKNSLQTLEEILKQSAAAVASSSEQNSPKPGHVERVPGTDGEKSTAELLEGKKDDLNLEQTDKSVSEGTKESLRVNSKYVTDGEGVVNGVLIVTSNHIIFDPNVSDPLVIEYGMDKYGVDAPMAYIVRAALYTDIFRMRTKDPSLSSNETKVNVYHSKNLSMKKSKSHNEKLGKPEKSKHGRRFSSFEIGSKRSDIPISNSFQENLAKICESTDPDEEEEKETSQPSEDANGNVTLPEMEGPKTNTGKKTLSSSSSFDSEDGGLPSRKGSITDDDAYIISPESSSPKKKSNFEKTKHKLGKGLRKLSITDSLFSQPPGGGGRRLSLPAFASLPDFKHKNNKSSKTSDEEKSDSKSGNAVYVNMVDEKPELFAPLDKLIPRPAKSFCDTPLYLCLRMGMPIEKPPISPNSIIHYGHKMKHEYWFSIPKDSVDDLYFFFLRWCPEKYGDIDKIDMTELGFTPIEIDDEDILEEKVAHNYRRSSWAFPWRRKSKDVSEVSNISSPEGHDWEFLDYMGSRMEKDHPPELLTPSKILNDDQLLEISKHLPARAMNPWELIYGTTDHGFSLKTMYRAMSKYDSPVLIVVVNRSDVMFGAYLSHTLRLSDHFYGTGESFLFTFSPEFKVYNWSGENDYFIKGNTDSFIVGSSEGHFGLWLDDDLFRGRTNSCQTFANEPLCPDEDFEVKSLEAWAFV; from the exons AAAGAAGAGGATCCTTTCGTCCTCAGCCAAAAGCTACAGTTCCTTACCAA GTGCAACCATCAGACACGCTTGAAGGGATTGCCATCAGGTACAACATCACGCTTTCCGAACTCACCGTTTTGAATAAATTGAGCTCAAGAGTGGTTTTCCCTGGTCAG ACAATTTATATACCTGAGAAGAATAGTCTTCAAACTTTGGAAGAAATATTGAAGCAAAGTGCTGCTGctgtt GCATCTTCATCAGAACAAAATAGCCCTAAACCTGGTCACGTAGAACGTGTGCCTGGAACAGATGGTGAAAAATCAACAGCGGAATTATTGGAAGGAAAAAAGGATGATTTAAATTTGGAACAAACAGATAAAAGTGTTTCGGAAGGAACAAAAGAATCTTTGAGAGTGAATTCCAAATATGTGACAGATGGTGAA GGTGTAGTGAATGGTGTTCTAATTGTTACTTCCAACCACATTATTTTTGATCCGAACGTGTCAGATCCTTTGGTGATTGAATATGGAATGGACAAATATGGTGTGGATGCACCCATGGCCTACATTGTCCGAGCTGCTCTCTATACGGACATCTTTCGAATGCGAACCAAAGATCCCTCTCTCTCAAG TAATGAGACCAAAGTAAATGTTTACCACTCCAAAAATCTAAGCATGAAGAAAAGCAAGTCTCATAATGAGAAATTGGGAAAACCGGAGAAGTCAAAACATGGCCGTCGCTTTAGCTCGTTTGAAATAGGATCAAAGCGAAGTGATATCCCCATTAGCAACTCCTTTCAAGAGAACCTTGCAAAGATATGTGAATCAACTGATCCAgacgaagaagaagaaaaagaaacttcacAGCCCTCTGAGGATGCCAATGGTAACGTCACTTTACCGGAAATGGAAGGGCCCAAAACAAATACTGGTAAAAAAACATTGTCGTCTTCCTCCTCTTTCGATTCCGAAGACGGTGGACTTCCATCCAGAAAAGGTTCCATAACTGATGACGACGCCTACATCATTTCGCCTGAATCTAGTTCTCCtaaaaagaaatcgaatttcgAGAAAACGAAACATAAGTTGGGCAAAGGTCTTAGGAAATTATCCATCACAGATAGTTTATTTTCACAGCCACCAGGTGGTGGTGGAAGGAGACTTTCTTTGCCTGCTTTTGCCTCATTGCCAGActttaaacacaaaaacaataaatcttcGAAGACTTCAGATGAAGAGAAGTCAGACTCTAAGTCAGGGAATGCAGTTTATGTAAATATGGTTGATGAAAAACCTGAACTTTTTGCACCTTTAGACA AACTGATCCCACGACCAGCCAAGTCATTTTGTGATACGCCTCTCTACTTATGCTTGAGAATGGGTATGCCAATAGAGAAACCACCCATCTCACCCAACTCCATTATACACTATGGTCATAAAATGAAGCATGAATACTGGTTCAGCATCCCTAAAGACAG tgtggaTGATTtgtatttcttctttttgcGTTGGTGTCCAGAGAAATATGGTGATATAGATAAAATTGACATGACAGAGCTTGGGTTTACTCCTATAGAAATAGATGACGAAGACATATTGGAAGAAAAAGTAGCGCATAACTACCGTAGGTCCAGCTGGGCCTTTCCTTGGCGCAGAAAGTCGAAGGATGTTTCGGAAGTCTCTAATATATCTAGTCCCGAGGGCCACGATTGGGAG tttttggATTACATGGGATCACGAATGGAAAAAGACCATCCTCCAGAGTTGTTGACtccttcaaaaatattgaacgATGACCAACTTCTAGAA ataAGCAAACACTTACCAGCCAGAGCCATGAACCCATGGGAGTTAATATACGGGACTACTGATCATGGTTTCAGCCTTAAAACTATGTACAGAGCTATGTCTAAATATGACAGTCCTGTCCTCATTGTAGTGGTCAACCGTAGTGACGTT ATGTTTGGAGCATATCTCTCTCACACACTGCGGTTGAGTGATCACTTCTATGGAACAGGGGAATCCTTTCTTTTCACATTCTCTCCAGAATTCAAG GTTTACAATTGGTCTGGAGAAAACGACTATTTCATAAAAGGCAACACTGACAGTTTTATAGTTGGATCTTCAGA GGGTCATTTTGGACTGTGGCTAGATGATGACTTGTTTCGTGGTCGGACCAATTCCTGCCAGACTTTTGCTAATGAGCCACTCTGCCCGGACGAGGATTTTGAAGTGAAATCTCTGGAGGCTTGGGCATTTGTCTGA